In the genome of Nymphaea colorata isolate Beijing-Zhang1983 chromosome 9, ASM883128v2, whole genome shotgun sequence, one region contains:
- the LOC116260806 gene encoding putative xyloglucan endotransglucosylase/hydrolase protein 13, with product MSSFHSATALLLVLLLGCFVASMADFSSTVDITWGDHRGAISRNGQQLSLSLDKISGSGFQSKQEFLFGKFDMKIKLVPGNSAGTVTAYYLSSQGPFHDEIDMEFLGNLSGQPYTLHTNVYTQGKGNREQQFHLWFDPTADFHTYTILWNPQQIMFYVDGGLIRVFRNHQSAGIGYPSKQAMRLYSSLWDAEDWATQGGRVKTDWTKAPFTATFSNIGISGCAKTGLSSSCDASSSAWMNQAAVTSDLQKMNWVQKNYMIYNYCRDVQRFPQGLPPECSL from the exons ATGTCTTCCTTCCATAGTGCTACAGCTCTGCTGCTGGTTCTGCTGCTTGGATGCTTCGTTGCTTCCATGGCAGATTTCTCATCCACTGTCGACATCACATGGGGAGACCACCGTGGCGCGATTAGCAGGAATGGTCAGCAGCTTAGCCTCTCTCTGGACAAGATATCAGGTTCAGGTTTCCAATCCAAGCAGGAATTTCTATTTGGCAAGTTTGACATGAAAATTAAACTGGTCCCAGGCAACTCAGCAGGCACGGTTACTGCATACTAT CTGTCTTCCCAAGGGCCCTTCCATGATGAGATAGACATGGAGTTCCTAGGTAACCTCAGTGGCCAGCCCTACACTCTGCACACAAACGTCTACACACAGGGGAAGGGAAACAGAGAGCAGCAATTCCACCTCTGGTTCGACCCAACTGCTGACTTCCACACCTACACCATTCTCTGGAATCCCCAGCAGATAAT GTTTTATGTGGATGGAGGGCTCATCAGAGTGTTTAGGAATCATCAATCAGCAGGAATAGGCTACCCAAGCAAGCAAGCGATGAGGTTGTACTCCAGCCTGTGGGATGCAGAGGACTGGGCTACACAGGGCGGCCGCGTCAAGACCGACTGGACAAAGGCACCTTTCACCGCAACCTTCAGCAACATCGGCATCAGCGGATGCGCAAAAACAGGTTTGAGCTCCTCATGCGATGCTTCCTCTTCTGCTTGGATGAACCAAGCTGCGGTGACCTCGGACCTGCAGAAGATGAACTGGGTACAGAAGAACTACATGATCTATAACTACTGCAGAGATGTGCAGAGGTTCCCACAGGGTCTCCCACCCGAGTGCTCACTCTAA